A genomic region of Collinsella aerofaciens contains the following coding sequences:
- a CDS encoding ribbon-helix-helix domain-containing protein: MAQSNDKPLTKRMMLTLPTVLYSRLDKISREIGISKSAYVILALQEYIASHEDQYRQI; encoded by the coding sequence ATGGCGCAGAGCAACGACAAGCCGCTAACTAAGCGGATGATGTTGACCCTGCCGACGGTGCTTTATTCAAGGTTGGATAAGATTTCTCGCGAGATTGGCATTAGCAAATCGGCGTATGTGATCCTGGCACTTCAGGAGTACATCGCAAGCCACGAGGACCAATACCGCCAGATTTAG
- a CDS encoding metallophosphoesterase, whose translation MTVYVTGDIHSGLDMQKLRDWELGDSLTSNDYLIVAGDFGFPWGFSAEECADIAWLESRPYTVLFVDGNHERFDHWEERPMEPWHGGLTQRLSDTSSIRRLTRGEVFELNGSTIFTMGGATSVDREYRVPYSSWWPQELPDKRDFDTARARLDEVGWKVDCVITHTCATRMISPTLYPDPGWERPDVDRLTGFLDELEDRLDYKRWYYGHFHRDGNPDERHTVLYDRIVRLGDKLLPWGAY comes from the coding sequence ATGACGGTCTATGTGACGGGCGACATCCACAGTGGGCTCGACATGCAAAAGCTCCGCGACTGGGAGCTTGGCGATAGCCTTACCAGCAATGACTACCTCATCGTCGCCGGCGACTTTGGCTTTCCGTGGGGCTTTTCTGCCGAGGAATGCGCTGACATCGCTTGGCTCGAGTCGCGCCCCTACACGGTTCTTTTCGTGGATGGCAACCACGAGCGCTTCGACCACTGGGAGGAGCGTCCCATGGAGCCGTGGCACGGCGGGCTGACGCAACGCCTGTCGGATACTTCGTCTATTCGGCGCCTGACGCGCGGCGAGGTCTTTGAGCTCAACGGTTCGACAATCTTCACCATGGGCGGTGCCACGAGCGTGGACAGGGAATACCGCGTGCCGTATTCCAGCTGGTGGCCTCAGGAGCTCCCGGACAAGCGCGATTTCGATACCGCGCGGGCAAGGCTCGACGAGGTCGGCTGGAAGGTCGACTGCGTCATCACCCATACCTGCGCCACGCGCATGATCTCGCCGACGCTCTACCCGGACCCAGGCTGGGAACGCCCTGATGTGGACCGGCTGACCGGATTCCTCGACGAGCTCGAGGACCGCCTGGACTACAAGCGCTGGTATTACGGACATTTTCACCGAGACGGCAATCCGGACGAACGGCACACGGTGCTGTATGACCGGATCGTGAGGCTCGGGGACAAACTCCTGCCGT